A part of Chitinimonas koreensis genomic DNA contains:
- a CDS encoding TonB-dependent receptor plug domain-containing protein: protein MHPSEPSRAAPRPSTGRPLHRAGLAALAACALLPCRAEEAHAAAGFVDLSLEQLANIEVTSVSKRSERLLDAAAAIYVITGEAIRRAGSPTLAEALRLAPNLQVARIDARNYAVAARGFNDAFSNKLLILIDGRVVYSPLFSGVFWDAQDVVLEDIDRIEVISGPGATLWGANAVDGVINILTLPAGATQGALASAGHSSRQDSAAARLGGQLGETGHYRLYAKSYRQDSSRTKSGLDRDDGMRRTQGGFRMDWRNDDRLTVQGDAYRGELRQIFTDYIDISGFNLLARWSRTLADGGELRLQAYYDQTRRDQPNAFTDRLDTMDVELQYGLRPTESQKLTLGAGYRLARDRIDPTGPGFAFLPGHFDAHWSNLLVQDEIALGERWRLTLGAKFERNDYTGTETLPSVRLAWQPSDRQSWWTTLSRAIRAPSRIDRDFYVPAKPPYLIGGSPGFESEVVDVFELGYRAQPTPTLSYSATAYYNRYDKLRSTELKPGGGGLTFGNKIGGHGSGIELWGNWQALPTWRLGAGLAVLGKKLAPAPDSLDPKGAAAHGDDPHSYWRLDSQHDLGEGRTLDLMLRRVGKIADAAVPAYTALDVNLNWQLRPGLTASVTALNLLDGGHVEFGSGPGGRSRCGRCM, encoded by the coding sequence ATGCATCCCAGCGAACCAAGCCGCGCCGCGCCACGGCCCAGCACAGGCCGGCCGTTGCACCGGGCCGGCCTCGCCGCGCTCGCCGCCTGCGCGCTGCTGCCCTGCCGGGCCGAGGAAGCGCATGCCGCCGCCGGCTTCGTCGACCTCTCGCTCGAACAGCTGGCCAATATCGAGGTGACCTCGGTCTCCAAGCGCTCCGAACGGCTGCTCGACGCCGCCGCGGCGATCTACGTGATCACCGGCGAGGCGATCCGCCGCGCCGGCTCGCCCACGCTGGCCGAAGCGCTGCGGCTGGCGCCCAACCTGCAGGTCGCCCGCATCGACGCGCGCAACTACGCGGTGGCCGCGCGCGGCTTCAACGACGCCTTCTCCAACAAGCTCCTGATCCTGATCGACGGCCGGGTGGTCTACTCGCCGCTGTTCTCGGGCGTGTTCTGGGACGCCCAGGACGTGGTGCTCGAGGACATCGACCGCATCGAGGTGATCAGCGGCCCCGGCGCCACGCTGTGGGGCGCCAACGCGGTCGACGGCGTGATCAACATCCTCACCCTGCCGGCCGGCGCCACCCAGGGCGCGCTGGCCAGCGCCGGCCACAGCAGCCGCCAGGACAGCGCCGCGGCGCGCCTGGGCGGCCAGCTCGGCGAGACCGGCCACTACCGGCTGTACGCCAAGTCGTACCGCCAGGACAGCAGCCGTACCAAGAGCGGGCTGGACCGCGACGACGGCATGCGGCGCACGCAGGGCGGCTTCCGCATGGACTGGCGCAACGACGACCGCCTGACCGTGCAGGGCGACGCCTACCGCGGCGAGCTCAGGCAGATCTTCACCGACTACATCGACATCTCGGGCTTCAACCTGCTGGCGCGCTGGAGCCGCACGCTGGCCGACGGCGGCGAGCTGCGGCTGCAGGCCTACTACGACCAGACCCGGCGCGACCAGCCGAACGCCTTCACCGACCGGCTCGACACCATGGACGTCGAGCTGCAGTACGGCCTCAGGCCGACCGAATCGCAGAAGCTCACGCTCGGCGCCGGCTACCGCCTCGCGCGCGACCGCATCGACCCGACCGGCCCGGGCTTCGCCTTCCTGCCCGGGCATTTCGACGCCCACTGGTCCAACCTGCTGGTGCAGGACGAGATCGCGCTCGGCGAGCGCTGGCGGCTCACGCTCGGCGCCAAGTTCGAGCGCAACGACTACACCGGCACCGAGACGCTGCCGAGCGTGCGGCTGGCCTGGCAGCCGAGCGACCGGCAGAGCTGGTGGACCACGCTGTCGCGCGCGATCCGCGCGCCCTCGCGCATCGACCGCGATTTCTACGTGCCGGCCAAGCCGCCCTACCTGATCGGCGGCAGTCCCGGCTTCGAGTCGGAAGTGGTCGACGTGTTCGAGCTCGGCTACCGCGCCCAGCCCACGCCGACGCTGTCCTACTCGGCCACCGCCTACTACAACCGCTACGACAAGCTGCGCAGCACCGAGCTCAAGCCCGGCGGCGGCGGGCTGACCTTCGGCAACAAGATCGGCGGCCACGGCAGCGGCATCGAGCTGTGGGGCAACTGGCAGGCGCTGCCGACATGGCGGCTCGGCGCCGGCCTGGCGGTGCTGGGCAAGAAGCTGGCGCCGGCTCCAGACAGCCTCGACCCCAAGGGCGCCGCCGCGCACGGCGACGATCCGCACAGCTACTGGCGCCTCGATTCGCAGCACGACCTGGGCGAGGGCCGCACGCTGGACCTGATGCTGCGCCGGGTCGGCAAGATCGCCGACGCCGCGGTGCCGGCCTATACCGCGCTGGACGTGAACCTCAACTGGCAGCTGCGGCCGGGGCTGACGGCCTCGGTCACGGCGCTGAACCTGCTCGACGGCGGCCACGTGGAATTCGGCAGCGGGCCGGGCGGGCGGAGCAGGTGCGGGAGGTGTATGTGA
- a CDS encoding M10 family metallopeptidase C-terminal domain-containing protein: MMTHMHELGHALGLKHTFGGDLEADPLHDQGKYSIMSYTFPGGYPETYMLDDIAALQYLYGANRTWHTGNDVYSWDNDALVFETIWDADGIDTIDAGNQAEGVDIRLQAGTFSEIGQSIWNGQSYTNDHLAIAYDCIIENATGSAFNDELHGNAVANQLIGGAGNDLLEGLAGTDKLDGGNGADTLDGGTGRTP, from the coding sequence ATGATGACGCACATGCACGAGCTGGGGCATGCGCTGGGACTCAAGCACACCTTCGGCGGCGACCTGGAAGCCGACCCACTGCACGACCAGGGCAAGTATTCCATCATGTCGTACACCTTTCCGGGCGGCTATCCGGAGACGTACATGCTGGACGACATCGCGGCGCTGCAATACCTGTACGGCGCGAATCGCACCTGGCATACCGGCAACGACGTGTATTCCTGGGACAACGATGCGCTGGTCTTCGAGACGATCTGGGACGCGGACGGGATCGATACGATCGACGCGGGCAACCAGGCCGAAGGCGTCGACATCCGGCTGCAGGCCGGCACCTTCAGCGAAATCGGCCAATCGATCTGGAACGGGCAGTCGTATACCAACGACCACCTCGCCATCGCCTACGACTGCATCATCGAAAACGCCACCGGCTCCGCATTCAACGACGAGCTGCACGGCAATGCCGTCGCCAACCAACTGATCGGCGGCGCCGGCAACGATCTGCTCGAAGGCCTGGCCGGCACCGACAAGCTCGACGGCGGCAACGGCGCCGATACGCTCGACGGCGGAACCGGGCGGACACCCTGA
- a CDS encoding calcium-binding protein: MIESTLSAAEIDLVQSSVNFTLGANLEQLQLLGAAGLNGFGNGLDNLLTGNAGNNLLSGGAGKDTLVGGLGNDTYVVDSTGDVVVETSALATEVDTVRSSVNFTLGANVENLQLEGNAGLNGFGNALANVLTGNAGNNVLGGGAGKDTLIGGLGDDSYQVDDAGDLVVETSTLATEIDTVQSTVNYTLGANVEKLVLLGGSGLNGFGNGLNNVLSGNAGNNLLSGGAGADTLIGGAGSDIYLVDDVADQAIETVTAAQDIDTVRASVDFTLGDNLEQLQLQGDANLAGQGNGLANALTGNAGRNQLSGWAGNDTLDGGLGADTLVGGTGNDLYQVDNAGDLVVETSSLAAEIDVVHSSVNFALGANVESLRLLGAAGLNGIGNALDNQLTGNAGKNQLSGAAGADTLDGGLGADVMTGGLGNDSYWVDDSGDIVVETSALASEIDTVNATVNFTLGANLEKLQLQGSSGLNGFGNALDNEVRGNAGNNRLGGGAGADTLAGGAGTDVLTGGAGNDTYLFGRGDGLDTVVENDGTAANQDTVLLQAGIALNQLRFSRSGNDLEVGLADTTDRLRVQDWYLGTDRHVERFQTANGDVLLDSQVDALVQSMAGFVAKPASHSIQPARIDEGMAFQLAPHRYLESRPMFGQLER, encoded by the coding sequence GTGATCGAAAGCACCCTCTCGGCAGCCGAGATCGACCTGGTGCAATCGAGCGTCAACTTCACGCTCGGCGCGAACCTCGAGCAGCTGCAACTGCTCGGCGCCGCGGGCCTCAACGGCTTCGGCAACGGCCTGGACAACCTGCTGACGGGTAACGCCGGCAACAACCTGCTCAGCGGCGGCGCGGGCAAGGACACGCTGGTCGGCGGGCTCGGCAACGATACCTACGTGGTCGATTCGACCGGCGACGTCGTCGTCGAGACATCAGCGCTGGCCACCGAGGTCGACACGGTCCGTTCGAGCGTCAATTTCACCCTGGGCGCCAATGTCGAGAACCTCCAGCTGGAGGGCAATGCCGGCCTGAACGGCTTCGGCAATGCACTGGCCAACGTGCTGACCGGCAATGCCGGCAACAACGTGCTCGGCGGCGGCGCGGGCAAGGACACGCTGATCGGCGGACTGGGCGACGACAGCTACCAGGTCGACGACGCCGGCGACCTGGTAGTGGAGACGTCGACGCTGGCGACCGAGATCGACACCGTGCAGTCCACCGTCAACTACACGCTGGGCGCCAACGTCGAAAAGCTGGTGCTGCTCGGCGGTTCCGGCCTCAACGGTTTCGGCAACGGCCTGAACAACGTGCTGAGCGGCAACGCCGGCAATAACCTGCTCAGCGGCGGCGCCGGTGCGGACACGCTGATCGGCGGCGCGGGTTCGGACATCTACCTGGTGGACGACGTCGCCGACCAGGCGATCGAGACCGTCACCGCGGCGCAGGACATCGATACGGTGCGCGCCAGCGTCGACTTCACCCTGGGCGACAACCTCGAGCAGTTGCAACTGCAGGGCGACGCCAACCTGGCCGGCCAGGGCAACGGCCTGGCCAACGCCCTGACCGGCAATGCCGGCCGCAACCAGCTGAGCGGCTGGGCCGGCAACGACACGCTGGACGGCGGCCTCGGCGCCGATACCCTGGTGGGCGGGACCGGCAACGATCTCTACCAGGTCGACAACGCCGGTGACCTGGTGGTGGAAACCAGCAGCCTGGCCGCCGAGATCGACGTGGTCCACTCCAGCGTCAATTTCGCCCTGGGCGCGAACGTCGAATCGCTGCGCCTGCTCGGCGCGGCCGGACTGAACGGCATCGGCAACGCGCTCGACAATCAGTTGACCGGCAACGCCGGCAAGAACCAGCTGAGCGGAGCGGCCGGCGCCGATACGCTCGACGGCGGGCTGGGCGCCGACGTCATGACCGGCGGCCTCGGCAACGACAGCTACTGGGTGGACGACAGCGGCGACATCGTGGTCGAGACCTCGGCGCTCGCGAGCGAGATCGATACCGTCAATGCCACCGTCAACTTCACCCTGGGGGCGAACCTCGAGAAGCTGCAGTTGCAGGGCAGCTCCGGCCTCAACGGCTTCGGCAATGCGCTCGACAACGAAGTGCGCGGTAACGCCGGCAACAACCGCCTCGGCGGCGGCGCGGGGGCAGACACCCTGGCCGGCGGCGCCGGGACCGACGTATTGACCGGCGGGGCCGGCAACGATACCTACCTGTTCGGCCGCGGCGACGGGCTGGATACCGTGGTCGAGAACGACGGCACCGCGGCGAACCAGGACACGGTGCTGCTGCAGGCCGGCATCGCGCTGAACCAGCTGCGTTTCAGCCGCAGCGGCAACGACCTGGAAGTCGGCCTCGCCGACACTACCGACCGCTTGCGCGTGCAGGACTGGTACCTGGGGACCGATCGGCACGTCGAGCGTTTCCAGACCGCGAACGGCGACGTGCTGCTCGACAGCCAGGTCGACGCACTGGTGCAGAGCATGGCGGGCTTCGTCGCCAAGCCGGCGAGCCATTCGATCCAGCCGGCGCGGATCGACGAGGGGATGGCGTTCCAGCTGGCCCCGCACCGGTATCTCGAAAGCCGGCCGATGTTCGGGCAGCTCGAGCGATAG
- a CDS encoding M64 family metallopeptidase, protein MHPFGRPPPRTIQSAPQASAHHPDTDYSIGITNIRRCSDDTYPPLLVGLALTSLAASAADGNLLLRIKQNNTRGASDYELVHAQSGKFAASAGAVDSNGATIELVGRDRNGRELFRSKVNNPGTLHAEAFDPKSGKIAQAQDIVLPQAFFEVSVPDDKALDHIELSSRATTDMRGMALQPATLKRIDRAAIDGQLSRSKMMTATRAAAGTAVLYNSGPSASRMDIVLIGDGYTSGEMSKWAADAQKVANGLLADPLFNANKNNLNIRRVDVVSNQTGVDEPDKGIYRDTALGVQIGCYNIDRLVCADDNLVYSTVGTVTAADARDVIVVVANSTRYGGAGGSIATMTMHSSAIELALHEIGHTAFKLADEYDYGTCDASREPTEANVTRQTGRSGTKWGSLIPSNVQVPTPNNYYPNGTIGLFTGARYCTSGMYRPTENSRMRTLGQPWHAVNERRANAVFATYNTGGGSSTPVTVTGSLANKQWVSLPSAGAYNSTQGGTFKLQLTGPGNADFELTLYKWNGSAWAKAAESTGPTSTESINYAGSAGYYYFEVKSYSGAGNYSVTYTFPK, encoded by the coding sequence TTGCATCCATTTGGCCGCCCACCGCCCAGAACCATACAATCCGCGCCCCAGGCGTCGGCGCATCATCCGGACACCGATTATTCCATCGGCATAACAAATATCCGGAGATGCAGCGATGACACGTACCCTCCCCTCCTGGTCGGCCTCGCCCTGACGAGCCTGGCCGCCTCCGCCGCCGACGGCAACCTCCTGCTGCGCATCAAACAGAACAACACGCGCGGCGCCAGCGACTACGAGCTGGTCCATGCCCAGAGCGGCAAGTTCGCCGCCAGCGCCGGCGCGGTCGACAGCAACGGCGCGACGATCGAGCTGGTCGGGCGCGATCGCAACGGCCGCGAGCTGTTCCGCAGCAAGGTGAACAACCCGGGCACGCTGCACGCGGAAGCGTTCGATCCCAAGAGCGGCAAGATCGCCCAAGCCCAGGATATCGTGCTGCCGCAGGCCTTCTTCGAGGTCAGCGTGCCCGACGACAAGGCGCTCGACCATATCGAGCTGAGCAGCCGCGCCACCACCGACATGCGCGGCATGGCGCTGCAGCCGGCCACGCTCAAGCGCATCGACCGCGCCGCGATCGACGGCCAGCTGAGCCGCAGCAAGATGATGACGGCGACCCGCGCGGCGGCCGGCACCGCCGTGCTCTACAACAGCGGCCCATCGGCCAGCCGGATGGACATCGTGCTGATCGGCGACGGCTACACCAGCGGCGAGATGAGCAAGTGGGCCGCCGACGCCCAGAAGGTGGCCAACGGCCTCCTGGCCGATCCGCTGTTCAACGCCAACAAGAACAACCTCAACATCCGCCGCGTCGACGTGGTCAGCAACCAGACCGGCGTCGACGAGCCGGACAAGGGCATCTACCGCGATACCGCGCTGGGCGTGCAGATCGGCTGCTACAACATCGACCGGCTGGTCTGCGCCGACGACAACCTGGTCTACAGCACCGTGGGCACGGTCACCGCGGCCGACGCGCGCGACGTGATCGTGGTGGTGGCCAACTCGACCCGCTACGGCGGCGCCGGCGGCAGCATCGCCACCATGACCATGCACAGCTCGGCCATCGAGCTGGCGCTGCACGAGATCGGCCATACCGCCTTCAAGCTGGCCGACGAATACGACTACGGCACCTGCGACGCCAGCCGCGAGCCGACCGAGGCCAACGTCACGCGCCAGACCGGCCGCAGCGGGACCAAGTGGGGTTCGCTGATCCCGTCCAACGTGCAGGTGCCGACGCCGAACAACTATTACCCGAACGGCACGATCGGGCTGTTCACCGGCGCGCGCTACTGCACCTCCGGCATGTACCGGCCGACCGAGAACTCGCGCATGCGCACGCTGGGCCAGCCCTGGCACGCGGTGAACGAGCGGCGCGCCAATGCGGTGTTCGCCACCTACAACACCGGCGGCGGCAGCTCGACCCCGGTGACGGTGACCGGCTCGCTGGCCAACAAGCAGTGGGTGAGCCTGCCCTCGGCCGGCGCCTACAACAGCACCCAGGGCGGCACCTTCAAGCTGCAGCTGACCGGCCCGGGCAACGCCGACTTCGAGCTGACGCTGTACAAGTGGAACGGCTCGGCCTGGGCCAAGGCGGCCGAATCGACCGGGCCGACCTCGACCGAGTCGATCAACTACGCCGGCAGCGCGGGCTACTACTACTTCGAGGTGAAGTCCTACTCGGGCGCCGGCAACTACTCGGTGACCTACACCTTCCCCAAGTAG
- a CDS encoding AraC family transcriptional regulator translates to MNGASMMASRLPAGDKYGERTAGEGDAAHLYGAAQTAMLFDGVPGFAYVVKDVAGRYVSFNQSVLQRVKARAEEIRGRTVAQIWPGEMASRYDQQDRWLVKHQLPIFDQLDPTLYPHGEAGWCVTQKYPLHAPGGELVGIMCLSRDLPELSRGELIDPRLAAAVDRMVIHFDEKLQIAELAELAGLDTARFSARIRKIYGISPADLILRSRIRAACALLRREEASLSRIAQQCGFYDHSLLSRQFRKLVGVNPSAYRKWLQAQKASPLLPWEPSWPV, encoded by the coding sequence ATGAATGGAGCATCCATGATGGCGAGCCGGTTGCCCGCTGGGGACAAGTATGGCGAACGGACGGCGGGGGAGGGCGACGCGGCCCATCTCTACGGCGCGGCGCAGACCGCGATGCTGTTCGATGGCGTGCCGGGTTTCGCCTACGTGGTGAAGGACGTGGCCGGGCGCTATGTCTCCTTCAACCAGTCGGTGCTGCAGCGGGTGAAGGCGCGCGCCGAAGAGATCCGCGGCCGCACCGTGGCGCAGATCTGGCCCGGCGAGATGGCGTCGCGCTACGACCAGCAGGACCGCTGGCTGGTCAAGCACCAGCTGCCGATCTTCGACCAGCTCGATCCCACGCTCTACCCGCACGGCGAGGCCGGCTGGTGCGTGACCCAGAAGTACCCGCTGCACGCGCCCGGCGGCGAACTGGTCGGCATCATGTGCCTGTCGCGCGATCTGCCCGAGCTGTCGCGCGGCGAATTGATCGACCCTCGGCTGGCGGCGGCGGTCGACCGCATGGTGATCCACTTCGACGAGAAGCTGCAGATCGCCGAGCTGGCCGAACTGGCCGGGCTCGACACCGCCCGTTTCTCCGCCCGCATCCGCAAGATCTACGGCATCAGCCCGGCCGACCTGATCCTGCGCAGCCGCATCCGTGCCGCCTGCGCGCTGCTGCGGCGCGAGGAGGCCTCGCTGAGCCGCATCGCGCAGCAGTGCGGCTTCTACGACCACAGCCTCCTGAGCCGCCAGTTCCGCAAGCTGGTCGGCGTCAATCCGTCCGCCTACCGCAAATGGCTGCAGGCGCAGAAAGCCTCGCCGCTGCTGCCGTGGGAGCCGAGCTGGCCGGTCTGA